In Lycium ferocissimum isolate CSIRO_LF1 chromosome 7, AGI_CSIRO_Lferr_CH_V1, whole genome shotgun sequence, the sequence CTCAAGCAATACTGGACGCTCTTACGGCTGTACATCTGGAGTGTGTACCATGTAACATAAGATCCCAACATACATTGGGTAAACCGAGAATAGGAATGAATCTAACTACGATACCATGTTAAAAATATAGATCTTGAACCTATCTcaccaaaagctagctcatgaggtgAAGGGAGACAACAGCCTGTAACCTTCCCACAGTGTTAGACCTCTAACATGAACAACTAGCCAGGATTGAAGAAAAGAGTCCTGGCTGCAAAGCTCACTAGATTTTAAGTTGTGAATTGGtagccccaaaaaaaaaaaaaaaaaaaaaagggaaacatTACATAGAGAAATAGGATAATTGTTAATAGAAAAGATTTTGGTTATGACTTGATTTAAGAAACTCAAAGGCCGGACCTATTTGAGTGACAAAAGAACCCAAAACCTACTGTAGTAGATGTCCTCTAGTAAAAATTCAGCATAACACAAATGGCATTTAAGAAGTTCTCTGCTATCATGTCCCAAAAGTGGAGAAGTTATCTGttctcacttttttttcccTGTAAGTCATTGCGGTGAAAATGGCTCTCCACGTGGTTAAAATGCATTTAAAATAGCATTATTCGATAAAAGACGAGATGGAACTGCTTTCCAAGGAACATATTCTGATTATCCATTGCAGAACAACTACAGGGTGACTGCTTACGCACAAAAATTTCACCACCAACTATTGAAGCATACCTGAATGATGGGAGAGTCAGATCTGAGGACTTCATTACAACACCGTGCTCTGAGGTACCAATCAAGTGATCATACCCTTCCTAATCAAACAAGAGACATTACACAGTTATTATTTATGCATTGCTTCTCAAAAAGTGGTTTACCACAAAACCACAAATACCTTGTATGGGCAATTCTTGAATACAGAACTGATATTTGGAGCATATCGTACTTTATAACCCCAATACATCCCTGCATCTTCCCTAGGTGTGGAAGAAGAGACGACCTGATGCGGTATGTCTGAGAATTGAAATGCGGAATTGTGAACTTAAACAGCTAACAGCCAtgttaagtaaataaaacagTTCTTGTGGCAATATTCTAGGTTTGAGACTGTTTTCTGGAAATATTACTATTTGCATTCTTGGTTGGTTTACTAAAGCATCATGTAAGCGAGTTCAATAAATATGAGAAATCGAGGATTTTGTAACATTACAGCACATTGTGTTGGGGTTAGCTACAAACTATATTGAAGTCCACAAACATCGAGAAGGTTTGAGAAGGTGCCCTTTCAAACCACATATCAGTGTTGGGAAAAAAGATAAAGACAATATGTCCAAATTAGAGAGTGCGGAGCAAATATGTCTAgaacaaataccaacaatgcaaAAACAGATTTCATTCAATCAGATGACTTCATCAATACCTCCTAGGTAGTCACAACGGGGTCGGGATTGGAAATTAaggtaacaattaaataaagCAGAACTACTGTTGAAAGGAAAGCAAGATATACAGCTATAAAACTCGTATGATTCTGATACGAACCTGCATTGAAGTTTCTCTCTGTTCCCATGGATACTGTCACCCTTATTCCTGGGTCAATGACTTGATCAATTGCAACAGGCTGCACAGTACTAGCAATATAAACTGATGGCCAACAAAAACAAACTTATAATTTTGATAAGGATAGACAAACTTAtacttataataaaatataccaacaatatttcaatttcttgatctttttttttttttttttttttttttttacaagatCAACTCTTGTTTATCAAGGCTACCGACATCAGCAAAATGCTTTTAATTGGCACACAGCAGTAGTAGTTTACTTGAGGAGGAAACAAAATTCCAACATGTTATTAATGACAAATAGAACATTTTCTTTTCAAGTGACCACACCATCTTGTCAGCGAGTATGCAAATAGGAGAGGCAGCGACACCCATTGAAAAACAAAGGGCAAAGGAAACAGCAACGAAGCACTGCATGCCCCAATAATTCAGTCATACAGTGTTGCAACCTCATGATTGAACATCTAGTCAAGTGAATCTATACTGAGCTTCACATTCCTTAAAAAACGAGAGAGAATCTAGGTGTGCAAACCATATGGGCGGACCATGATCCTACTCTTTCTAGCAAACTTtacattttgaaaagaaaagagctTGGAGATGGTAAAGTATTACCTTTTGAAAGCaaatattgatcaataaatggaaaaagaatAACAATACCTAATTTCATCACAGCTTCTATCTGGTTCTTTCTCATAACCTATATCTTAATACCGTGTTACCAAAATCTTTAAACTTCATTGCAGGTCAAGTTGTTCTCCTTCATATCTAAGCCCATCTTACCaatatttcattaaaaaatGATAACAAAGGGAGCATTCTAAAGTCCCCGAGAAGCCAATCGCATTCCACGAAAAAATCTACATACTATGTGGTACAAGGGATTCCCAGCATCTCGTAGAAAGAGTATGTAATGCAGAATTTGAAGAAGAGTATTTgactttcattatttttattttatatttttaataggAGTCATTACCAGTTACAAATCATATCTATAACAGCCAATCTCGAGAATATGAACAGAAAAATATGAGAGTAGCTCCATTTATATTACTGTTACAAAGTCTGCAAAAGAGAAGATTCTTCTTTCATTTGCATACATATGCTTCTTAACATGCAATGTGAATCAGGATAACTACAGAAGAAACTATATGAGTCATGATAACAACAGCTACGCTACAAGGAAAAAAGTAGCAACCACATGAGCGTTATACAAAATAAGACAGTatgttgaaattggaaaataaaataCCTTGCTAAGCCCAACGTCAACAAGTGTTCTCCCAGATGTTAAATTTCGATCCTTTAGTGTGACACCTACAAACAGAAAAAGATGTCTCAAGGTGTTACCTATCCATCAAGAATGTCAAGCTGATATTTAGATCACCACACAACATGATCAACAAAAGGGACATAACAAGATAACAAAAGTATTTGAGCAATTTTATCAAAGAGGCTACAAGAACAAGAAGGATAATTTAATAGACAGATATGAAATCAGACATTTAAACATCTAATGTGAGATTGTATTGTCAAACAGGCCCTTAGTTTTTAATGTAGCCATCTGGAACACTTTTGTGTAAATTTAACAGATAgatgcaatttttatttttttaaattaggtAAATAGGTGCAAAGTTATAGCATCAGTAATATGAATTTTTCAACAGAACTTACCTGAAGTTCAGCGATCAAGTGTAAGCCATCATATGCAGCAAACTTGCACCATATTCCATTtatcatatatatttgaaaacaaaccAGAAACATGTTTGGTTTGTTAGATCTGGATTTGTTCtttttgtatttcaaatcttataCTAAGGTAACTATATAAAACAACTAGTACAACTTCAATCCCAAACCAGATAACTATTTTTCACATTAACAAAAGACAATATATAGGTGCAAAGTTATAGCATCAGAGAAGTAAATTTTCAACAGGACCTACCTGAAGTTCAGAGATCAAGTGTAAGCCATCATATGCAACAAACTTTGCACCATCACACTATTATATAATGATattgtatatttgaaaacaaaccAAAAACATGCTTGGTTTTTTTAGATTTTGATAATAGTCTTCTAGAATTTTTGTATATCAAATCTTATATTCAGGTAactacacaaaacagccactACAATCTGAATCCCAAACCAGATAACTATTTTTTGGCCAAAATACGTTAACTAAAGACAATCTATAGGTGCAAAGTTGTAGCATCAGTGAAGTAAGTTTCAACAGGACCTACCTGAAGTTCAGAGATCAAGTGTAAGCCATCATATGCAACAAACTTTGCACCATCACACCATTTATCATATATAACAAATATAGATATTTTCGAAATATAAACCAAAGCCATAGAGGATGCTAAAGTGGCAAGAATCCAAATCCCCCAATAATCAAATGTCATTGCAATAGACAGAAGCAAGTACATGCACACAGCCATGCAAGCATCATTATTTACGTATAGGCCAAAGAAAAGGCCATCACCTTCATGTATAATCATTTGAATATTCACCTTCCTGTATGATCATACTCTTGCAAAGAGCAAcaacattattaaaaaaaaaaaacgaaaaaagatTAACGTACTTATTATATCAGTACCATCTGAATCGGACCGTTGCTGATCCAATGGTCAAAATTATGTGCGCCAGACCTCCCCCAATGGAGGATGCTGGGAAACGGAAATCAAGATACTGATATTCTGAGCTTCTATAAGGAGAGCAACATGAACATAAAAGATTTATTTGCTCCTCTTTCAGAAATCAAGATTCCGAATTTGTAGCAGGTCAAAGAAAGTTGAGGATGAGCTTAAGCTTTATATTGAAACACATTCATTGTAGGAGTGTTTAGTAAGAAATGAAAGCAAATAACAAGCGATTGAGAGCAAGGTCCTTTTAGTTCTTTTTCTGAGTGAGCTAAAGTGTGCTTGACATGCAAACGATAGAGGTATTCTGTAGGATGCTACCTTCTCGATAGGGTGCCCATTCATGCTTCCGCAAATGATGTGGGGCATCAAGTGGTGGCAACGAACCCTGAAGACAATAGTATATTTGAGATCAGAAATCACAACATTGAATCAATTTAAGCATGTTTGGTTTGGACAACTTCACTGAACTGAATTAGTAAACCTCATCAAAACAGTATATTCTTTTTATCAGTAAAATAGTATCGTTAATCATAACTGCTGTTGGTTTACTGTACTAAAATAAATCAACTAACCAAGTCCCAGAGCTAATAACCAAGCACAAGGATAattctgaaataaataaattcgACTACACAATAGCAACCTTTTTTTaagaaaggtaaatatgttatatatgCAGCACTAAGAAAATGCAGAATTTGTACAGGTGAGCAACACACCAGAAAAAATGGAACTAGCTTTCATATCCAAGCTAATCAAACTGTTAACAATTAACATTTCATCATAATTTCGAGCGGTGATCCTCACCACATATCTTAAATTGTTGTGCATGGGGAAAAGACTCTTCCGAAGATATTGAGGTGTCTCCATATACTTCAAAATCCTTAGAAGAAATGCTGCGCCACTTTCATCGTCATGTGACCCGTCCTCCATCGTCAGATCTGAACTGTCCACTGAACTACTTAAGTTGTCAAATACAACAACCTGTTCAACaaaaaaccttccaactcattTCAGCACTCAAAATCACAATTCatttctctcttttgaaaacactTAAGCCTGTTAGAGAGTTTGTATTGTATGCATGTAGTCAAACATATAAGTAATGATGGAAACATGAGCACCTCATCTATCCGAAAAATGGTGGAAGCACGAGCAATCTGGCCAGCCAACTGTCCAAATAAGACAAAGATAATACTAAGTGATAATAAGATGAGTAAGACAATAAAAAAGACCTGGATGATAAACACTCATAACTTGCAAACAAAATACGCACTCTATGCGTTAATCAGTTGCAACTTTTTGTTTCATCTCAAAAACATCATTTCTTCTAACTCCATTTGTGTGAGCTTGGTATTACCAGTCCCAAACCCAGAGAAAGGAGGTGGGGTGCAGCACTAAAACTATGAAATTAGCTGATAAGCAAGCGATCATCTAGGCACACACAATAACCTAGAAATGAAACAGGCCAATGGAGCGGAATAGCTACAAattaaggacccgtttggccataaaaaaatattcacttttttccaagtcacttttatttgaagttgtatttaaggatttaagtacattcaaacatgcacataatTCCAAgtattctttgcaaaaagtataaccaaaTACAAGTCCATCTTCAAATCTATAAATtacaaataaagtgaaaaatattagGAATCTATGGGGAAAAGCCTAGTAAGATAAATACCCATAAATGAAACAGGTCCAAATGAAGTGGAAGGGATAAGGATGATTCATATACTCATAGTTGTTGCGTGCATTAAAGATTGTGTAATGTGAAAGAGAGTGTAATGAAGTTACCCTAGTAGCGAGTTCGAGTGACTGAGTGTTGTCAATGATAGAGCCAGGTAGTGCTATCGAAACTGTGGGTTTTTCCTCCTCtttccatttcttcttctttttctttttcttcttctgcgAATCCCCGTTCAGATCATTTTGCTCTTCTTTGATGTTGTCTGTATTGAGAGGTTCCTCTTCggctctcttcttcttctttcccatTTCTGCACTCAAGATTTGGAGAGGGTTTAGGGTTTTACCCCAATGACTGCTATTTATGTCTTTCACTATGTTATTCCCCTCTATATTTTCCGACCCTTTTTAAtggtttatttattaattaaccaGGGGCGGAGTTAGCCTTCTGGTGAGTTCGGCCGAAccagtattaaattttttggtcaaatatgtataaattattaatttagaattcAGTAACTTTAAGGAATTAAAATTCCGAACTCACAAGCTTCAAATCCTTGCTCCGTCTCTATTTATTATAGCATGTTTGGTCTATAGTACAAGACAAGAGCCTGTCTAGTAAAGTCTCGTAGATCGGTACGATGAACTCTCTACTTAtctacgagaggctataggacatttaggaaacttcgcattctttcattcttttgtgctaccttattctaattggtatttGGAACAatcgaattggtatctgattcttatctcttctctcgcagatggtgaggactcgagccaCGATAGCCAGAAATCAGGTGCCGGAGCCCGCAGCTGCGGCTGGGACCAGGGGACGAGCGACAGTTAGAGGACGCGATCGAGCTAGGCGGGGGGTCGCACCCGGCGAGGGCTCACCGGTTGGGCGGCGGCGTACGGGTCTCCGTCTCTGAGCACGAGCTGAGATTCGGTAGCAGTACGAGACCAGGCCGTCGGGGATGATGTGGCTCCTGCACGGGCACACCCCGAAGCCACTTCGGATCGGACATTCGGGACACCGCGACTCGCATTATTTCATTTGGATGCCCGGCGGTGCCGTGGTGTGCTTTACTCCGAGCGGAGGATCACAGACTAGAGTTGGGGCACAGACCCCTGAGCAGAAGCAGACTCGTGTAGCGCACCCTGTTGCAGCTTTAGCTCCACTGATAGATGCAGTGCCGGCCCCGGGAGATGATCTCAGACCCATGGCAGGCCCTGTTATGACTTTGACCGATCAGGGGCTGGTAGGGAGGTTCAGGAATAAGGATCCGTCGAGATTCGCTAGTACTTCTGGagaggatgcatatgagtttATATTAGACATGCACGAGTTATTGCACAGGATGGGGATTGTTGAGATCCACGGGGTTGATTATGTGTCATACCAGTTTTTCGGAGACGCGAAGACATGGTAAAGGTACTTCATTTCTGGCAGACCAGAGGGTTCTCCTCTACTTACTTGGACACAGTTTtatcgggccttccttgagaagtatttGCCCCGTGCCTTGAGAGAGGCACGTAGAGATGAGTTCCTCCACTTGCAGCAGAGGGGATTATATGTTGATGCTTATGTTGCTATTTGCATTTGGCTCGTTATTCAGCACCCCTGATTCCTACTAAGCCCGACAGGATTCGATGATTTGTTGATGGGCTCATTACTCTCTTCAGATTCCATGCCTTCAGCTTGAGGCCATGGGTGCTTCCTTCCAATCCATTGTTGAGCATGCGTTATTAGTTGAGGCTGCCAAGGCCCGCTCGTTTGGAGGGGTTAGTGAGAAGAGGCAGAGATAATTTGGGGGTTATAGTGGTTCCAGCTCGAGAGGCACGGACGATTTCTAGGCGATGTCGGTCTACTCAGCCCGCCTATACGGTCGACATTGCGGACTTCTTCTAGTAGGCTATCCGAGCGAAGAACACGAGAGCTCGTTTTCTCGACCGATGAACATGGTTGCTCCAGCTGGATCTTCAGTTTCGGTTCATCAGGCTTCGCTTTCTAGAGCTTGTTTTTCGTGTGGATCGCCTAGTCATTTTGCTAGAGAGTGTCCTCGACCCGCGGGGGTTATCGGTCTCGGAAGGATTAAGCGTCTTCGGGTAGGCGGAGGTGGTGCTTCTCCGAGAAGTAGTGCTCAAGCCGCGGTGATTCACAGACTTCTAGGGGTAGGTCCCAGTCTGGTAGAGGTGGGTCCCAGAGTTCAAGAGGTGGATCACATTCTGGTCGTGGTGGGGCCCAGTGTTATTCGTTCCCAAGTAGACCCGAGGCGGAGGCCTCGGTGCGATCGTGAGAATGCTTGTTTCGGCGTCGGGGCATAGGCGaacttatgttattttgatcctggatccacttattcacATGTGTCTCAATATCATGTTGTTGGTTGGGACTTGACTTGTGATAGTATAGCCgtacctattcatgtgtctacttcAGTCGGAGATTCTGTTGTGGTTGATCGAGTCGATCAGTCGTGCTTGGTTACTTTTATAGGTTACGACACGTAGGTAgacttgatgatacttgatatagGGGATTTCGATATTATTTTGGGTGtgacctggctttctccttatcatgcaatcttggactgtcatgccaagacaatCACTTTAGTCATGCCGGGCATTCCTGGACTACAGTGGAGgagtactcctagtcccgctccaagaaagattatttcctttcttcaggcaaagaaattagtcaacaagggttgtttagcttatctggctcAAGTGCGTGACAcaactgttgcatctccaccccttgagtccgttccaattgtgagcgagttcgcggaggtattttCGTCCAATCTGTcaggtatgccacccgatcgcgataTTGACTTTTGTATTGACTTGGAGCCGGGCacccgccctatttctattccgccatatcggatggcaccctCCTAGTTGAGAGAGCTAAAAGGGCAATTGCAAGATTTGTTGAGTAAGGGGTTCACTAGGCTGAGTGTATCCCCTTGGGCGCTCATGTGTTGTTCGCAAAGAAGAAAGGTGGATCTATGAGGATATGCATCGGTTATCGtcagctgaacaaggttactattcttaacaagtgtcctatgcctcgtattgatgatttagttgaccagcttcagggtgcttcaatGTTCTCGAAAATTAACTTGCGTTCAGGCTACTATCAGCTGAAGATCAGGGCCGAGGATATGCCGAAGACAGCTTTTGGGACGAAacatgggcattatgagtttttggttatgtcatttgggcttactaatgccccgaCTGCATTCATGACCTTGATGAacggcatctttaggccattacTTGACtccttcgtgattgtgtttaacgatgatatcttggtctattccaagagtagaaaggagcatgagagccatcttcgtactGTGCTtaggttgttgaagaagaatagtttgtttgctaagttttcgaagtgcgagttttggttggagttgtggcattcttgggccacatTGCGTCTAAGGACGGGATCATGGTggatcctaagaagattgaggctgtgagggattgggcgaggcccactactgtgatCGAGATCTATAGTTTCGTGGGTTTGTCCAGTTACTACCGTCGATTTATGAGGTGGGTTTCACTGCTATTGCTTCGTCGTTGACCAGATTGACCCAGAAGCATGTTTTtttccagtggtccgatgattgtgaggagagctttcaaaagctcaagacccttttgacttcagcctcgattctagcattacccgtggagggtaaggatttctcagtCTATTATGATGCATCCCGTgtgggtttgggtgttgttttgatgcaggagGATAGTTTCATAGCCAATGTTTCCCGTCAGTTAAAGATCTATGAAAGGAATTACCCCACCCATGATTTGAGTTACTAGAtgtggtctttgctttgaagatcTGGAGGCTTTACTTGTATGGCGTCCACTGTGAGATTTTCACcaatcaccgtagccttcagcacgtgtttacccagagaaatcttaattccaggcagcgctgatggatggagctcctgaaggactatgacatatctattctttatcatccagggaaagccaatgttgttgctgatgccttgagtagCAAGGCCgcgagtatggggagtttagcccgtttggttgtttccgagctggccaacagtttcgttcgccttgatatttcagctCCAGGCAAAGTTTTAGCTTTTGTGTAGGTGAGATCGTCCTTGTTAGatcagatcaggactcatcagtttgaggattctTAGtggagcaagattcgagatagggttCTGAGAGGTGAGGCCACGGAGGCCATGATTTATTCTGAGGGTACCTTGAGGATTAAGGGCGCGTGCATCCCTCGTGTTGGTgacttgattcatttgattttgactgaggcccatagctctcgatattccattcatccaagGCTGATGAtggatataaattattcatgtatttcAGTATAAaagtataatattttaaaataaaatatgaataatATATATCAAATTCTCGCACTTTTCTAACAAATATTGCAGGAAAAAGAATACatggaaaaagagaaagaaacaagaaataaaagtcAAGAAAGGAGGATGCATTCATGACAACTTCACCAAAGACTACAAAAAGTCAAGAGATACTAAGTTGTAGCAAATTGTCACCAAGATTTCATGACAAATTATCATGCCAAATTCTCACCAAGATTATATGATAAATTGTCatgtcaaattctcatcaaggatataatattatattgatATTCTCTTGCAATTTCTCACCAAAGCCTTGTAGGaattctcctataaataggcaTATGTTTGTAGAAGAAAAGTAACCAATCTTTCATCCTATTTGCATCCAATAGTGAAGAAGACACAAGAACTAGTCTTGGTGTCTCTCTTGGCTCTTTCTTGTAGTAAAAATATTCTCTTagtctttatttctatttagtttttctactccataatggagtaAGTTTCCTTGGTTGGGATACTAGATAAAGCTTGATGAAGCTAAAATAATAaacatctttattttattatcttcTTATGTTGGGATTTTCTCTTTATCATCTTTATACACCAAGGTGTTTGATATTAATTATATCTATTATTGGATATAATTATATCTCTTTACAAAAATCTTTAtcttgttattttatttcttattcggGAGAAGAGAACGATTTAaacaagtttattgatttaaatgatctttatcttatttcttttagtcctaattctTGCGGAGGGATtaactcaaataagtttattgatttaaattatctttatcttatttctttcagtcCTAATTCTTACAGAGGGATTGattcaaataagtttattgatttaaggGATCTTTGTCTTATTTCTTtcagtcctaattctcacggagggattgactcaaataagtttattgatttagcAAAAGCTAATCGAAAGAGGCTTTTGTTCACTTGGTGCACTCAACTAAGATAATTCTTGTTTGAAGCCATTACTTTAATTGGTTAACTACACCAATCGAAAGAGGTGTTATTAACTAATTATTGTTTAATGTCACTAATTAATTGTCAATAAATCAATAGTATAAGCGAGAGTGGTGCTATTAACATATTGTCGTTATGTGGAGTGATTGTATTAGAAATAAGCAATCATGCTTTAAATagagaaataaataataaacttttgattttattataataattttatctTGCCGATTCAAAATATCCCAACCTCTATAATTTAttagaaaaatccaaaaatatttcttattttgttatcataattttcaagacttttgaacaactctcttttcatcaatttgatcttctcaaatagtaacaaaaataatataaatctGTAGCCTAGGTGATTCCAATCTCTGTGGGACGATATCGTAAACTTTACTATCATTTGACAGAATACGAGCAGAAAATACCTATGCACATTGGTCTTGTCAGCTGACTAagatgtattgtgatttgagtGGCATTACTGGTGGCATcgtatgaagagggatatagccgattttatggctaagtgtggaaattgttagcaagttaagtatgagcaccagcgacccggtggtgtacttcagaggatgcccattcccgagtggaagtgggagaggattgccatggattttgttgtgggtcttccgaagaccctgggtaagtttgattcgatttgggtgatagttgatcggttgactaagtccgctcatttcatt encodes:
- the LOC132063359 gene encoding uncharacterized protein LOC132063359; this translates as MGKKKKRAEEEPLNTDNIKEEQNDLNGDSQKKKKKKKKKWKEEEKPTVSIALPGSIIDNTQSLELATRLAGQIARASTIFRIDEVVVFDNLSSSVDSSDLTMEDGSHDDESGAAFLLRILKYMETPQYLRKSLFPMHNNLRYVGSLPPLDAPHHLRKHEWAPYREGVTLKDRNLTSGRTLVDVGLSKPVAIDQVIDPGIRVTVSMGTERNFNADIPHQVVSSSTPREDAGMYWGYKVRYAPNISSVFKNCPYKEGYDHLIGTSEHGVVMKSSDLTLPSFRHLLIAFGGLAGLEECIEEDNNLKGKKAKEIFDIYLNTCPHQGSRTIRTEEAIFISLQYLQEPVNGVLQKI